The Alphaproteobacteria bacterium genome includes a window with the following:
- a CDS encoding PAS domain-containing sensor histidine kinase, whose protein sequence is MTDISSDQAPESRPAFAARLRAWASRARLGRKLAFLLTILAVIAGIVTYLFATAEEGPDPARLVALLTVNLVLLLMLGAVVARELVKLWVQRRQGLAGARLHVRLVALFAVLAGAPAVIMAVASALFFNLGVQAWFSDPVRNALRESLAAAEAYLEEHRNNIRGDIQAMAADLGREGPIAFMDRNYIQQAVDTQTQLRALTEAIVFDARGQVLAKSGLTLSLQFEVVPFWALDRARGGEVVIFTPERAEEGGALSDRVRAMTRIDGTDQIYLLVGRYVEPRVVQHVDRTRLAVQTYESIEGKRSGFQVTFAVMFVVVALLLLLAAIWIGLALANRLARPVGALIAAAERVRAGELSARVAESDDDDELATLSRAFNGMTGEIESQRRELVEANRQIENRRRFTEAVLGGVSAGVVGLDEDGHVAYPNLSASHLIGVDLDARLGQRLGEIVPEFAPLIEQARANADKPASGEIHIAREGQRRTFSVRVAQARLGDGTLGLVATFDDVTDLEAAQRKAAWSDVARRIAHEIKNPLTPIQLSAERLKRKYLPEIKSDPDTFRLCTDTIVRQVGDIGRMVDEFSAFARMPAPKMAEEDAVDLVRQTAFLQQTGRTNIDWIIDLPKAPLRLRLDPRQIGQALTNLLQNAVDAIDGREGSDLPRGRVEVRLARDEAGRPFVAVGDNGKGLPKENRDRLTEPYVTTRAKGTGLGLAIVKKIMEDHGGAVILADREGGGAVVTLQFPLDSTRE, encoded by the coding sequence GAAAGCAGACCGGCATTCGCGGCACGGCTGCGCGCCTGGGCTTCGCGCGCGCGTTTGGGCCGCAAGCTCGCCTTCCTGCTGACAATCCTCGCGGTCATCGCGGGCATCGTCACCTATCTGTTCGCGACCGCCGAGGAGGGGCCCGATCCCGCCCGCCTCGTGGCGCTGCTGACGGTCAATCTCGTTTTGCTGTTGATGCTCGGCGCCGTCGTCGCGCGCGAGCTCGTGAAGCTCTGGGTCCAGCGCCGCCAAGGCTTGGCGGGCGCCAGGCTGCATGTGCGGCTCGTCGCCTTGTTCGCCGTGCTGGCGGGGGCGCCCGCGGTCATCATGGCGGTCGCGTCGGCGCTGTTCTTCAATCTCGGCGTCCAGGCCTGGTTCTCCGATCCCGTGCGCAATGCGCTGCGCGAATCGCTGGCGGCGGCGGAGGCGTATCTCGAGGAGCATCGCAACAACATCCGCGGCGATATCCAGGCGATGGCCGCCGATCTGGGGCGCGAAGGCCCGATCGCCTTCATGGACAGGAATTACATCCAGCAGGCCGTCGATACGCAAACGCAGCTGCGCGCGCTGACCGAAGCGATCGTGTTCGACGCGCGCGGGCAGGTGCTGGCGAAATCGGGCCTGACCTTGTCGTTGCAATTCGAGGTCGTGCCGTTCTGGGCGCTCGACCGCGCGCGCGGGGGCGAGGTCGTGATCTTCACGCCCGAACGCGCGGAGGAAGGCGGGGCGTTGTCCGATCGCGTGCGCGCGATGACGCGCATCGACGGCACGGACCAGATCTATCTTCTGGTCGGGCGCTATGTCGAACCGCGCGTCGTGCAGCACGTGGATCGCACGCGCCTTGCGGTGCAAACCTATGAATCGATCGAGGGAAAGCGTTCCGGCTTCCAGGTCACCTTCGCGGTGATGTTCGTCGTCGTGGCGCTGCTGCTGCTGCTCGCCGCGATCTGGATCGGGCTCGCGCTCGCCAACCGTCTCGCGCGGCCGGTGGGCGCTTTGATCGCCGCGGCCGAACGCGTGCGCGCGGGCGAGCTTTCGGCGCGCGTCGCTGAATCGGACGACGACGACGAACTCGCCACGCTGTCGCGCGCCTTCAACGGCATGACCGGCGAAATCGAAAGCCAGCGGCGCGAATTGGTCGAAGCAAACCGCCAGATCGAAAACCGCCGCCGCTTCACCGAAGCGGTGCTCGGCGGCGTGTCGGCGGGCGTCGTCGGCCTCGACGAGGATGGCCATGTCGCGTATCCCAATCTTTCCGCGTCGCATCTGATCGGCGTCGATCTCGATGCGCGGCTCGGGCAAAGACTGGGCGAAATCGTGCCGGAATTCGCGCCTTTGATCGAACAGGCGCGCGCCAATGCCGACAAACCGGCGAGCGGCGAGATCCATATCGCGCGCGAAGGTCAGCGGCGCACCTTCTCCGTGCGCGTCGCGCAAGCGCGGTTGGGCGACGGCACGCTCGGCCTCGTCGCCACGTTCGACGACGTGACCGATCTGGAAGCGGCGCAGCGCAAAGCCGCGTGGTCGGACGTGGCGCGGCGCATCGCGCACGAGATCAAGAATCCGCTCACGCCCATTCAGCTTTCGGCCGAACGGCTGAAGCGCAAATATCTGCCCGAGATCAAGTCGGATCCCGACACGTTCCGCTTGTGCACCGACACGATCGTGCGCCAGGTCGGCGATATCGGCCGCATGGTCGACGAGTTTTCCGCCTTCGCGCGCATGCCCGCCCCCAAAATGGCGGAGGAGGACGCGGTCGATCTCGTCCGTCAGACCGCCTTCCTTCAGCAGACGGGGCGCACGAATATCGATTGGATCATCGATTTGCCCAAGGCGCCGTTGCGTTTGCGTCTCGATCCGCGCCAGATCGGCCAGGCGCTGACCAATTTGTTGCAGAACGCCGTCGACGCGATTGACGGGCGCGAAGGAAGCGACCTGCCGCGCGGGCGCGTCGAAGTGCGTTTGGCGCGCGACGAGGCGGGGCGGCCTTTCGTCGCGGTCGGCGACAACGGCAAGGGTTTGCCCAAGGAAAACCGCGACCGATTGACCGAGCCCTACGTTACGACGCGCGCGAAAGGGACCGGTCTCGGCCTCGCGATCGTCAAGAAGATCATGGAAGATCATGGCGGTGCCGTCATTCTTGCGGATCGCGAGGGCGGCGGCGCGGTGGTGACGCTGCAATTTCCGTTGGACAGCACGAGGGAATAA
- a CDS encoding sigma-54-dependent Fis family transcriptional regulator, with the protein MSHDILIVDDEADIRMLIGGILEDDGHQTRGAGDSTSALEAIRARRPSLVVLDVWLQGSPMDGLEVLDVIRREHPDVPVVIISGHGNVEMAVSAIRRGAYDFIEKPFKADRLLLVVQRAIEAARLRRENEELKLRAGGPPEIVGNSAGIVQVRQQLGRVAPTGSRVLLVGPAGSGKEVGARLIHSLSKRESGPFVVLNCASLRPNAMEIEMFGIEPGSPIDDPDAPLPKIGVFEKAHNGTLYLDEVADMPLETQGKIVRVLQEQSFERVGGRVRVQVDVRVIASTNRDLQREIQEGRFREDLFYRLNVVPIRMPPLKERREDIPALAAYFMERAAQATGVSPRPIADDAIATMQTHDWPGNVRQLRNVVEWLLIMSPGEAGQPVRAENLPPDLGAAVPTALRGENGAEIMGLPLREARELFERQYLIAQVTRFGGNISRTAAFVGMERSALHRKLKALGVHGADRERAGQLDA; encoded by the coding sequence ATGTCCCACGACATTTTGATCGTCGACGACGAGGCCGATATCCGGATGCTGATCGGCGGCATCCTGGAAGACGACGGCCATCAAACGCGCGGAGCGGGGGATTCGACCTCCGCGCTCGAAGCGATCCGCGCGCGCCGGCCCAGCCTCGTCGTGCTCGACGTGTGGCTGCAAGGCTCGCCGATGGACGGGCTCGAAGTGCTCGACGTCATTCGCCGCGAACATCCCGACGTGCCGGTCGTCATCATCTCCGGCCACGGCAACGTCGAGATGGCGGTCAGCGCCATCCGTCGCGGCGCCTACGACTTCATCGAGAAGCCGTTCAAGGCCGATCGCCTGCTGCTGGTCGTTCAGCGCGCGATCGAAGCGGCGCGGCTGCGGCGCGAGAACGAGGAATTGAAGCTGCGCGCCGGCGGCCCGCCGGAAATCGTCGGCAATTCGGCGGGCATCGTGCAGGTTCGCCAGCAACTCGGCCGCGTCGCCCCCACCGGCAGCCGCGTCTTGCTCGTGGGCCCCGCGGGCTCGGGCAAGGAAGTGGGCGCGCGTCTCATCCATTCGCTGTCCAAGCGCGAGAGCGGGCCGTTCGTGGTGCTGAACTGCGCTTCGCTTCGGCCCAACGCGATGGAGATCGAGATGTTCGGCATCGAGCCGGGCTCGCCCATCGACGATCCCGACGCGCCTTTGCCGAAGATCGGCGTGTTCGAGAAGGCGCATAACGGCACGCTCTATCTCGACGAAGTCGCCGACATGCCGCTGGAAACCCAGGGCAAGATCGTGCGCGTGTTGCAGGAACAAAGCTTCGAACGCGTGGGCGGGCGCGTGCGCGTGCAGGTCGATGTGCGCGTGATCGCATCGACCAACCGCGATTTGCAGCGCGAAATCCAGGAAGGCCGCTTCCGCGAGGATCTGTTCTATCGCCTCAACGTCGTGCCGATCCGCATGCCGCCCTTGAAGGAGCGGCGCGAGGATATTCCCGCACTCGCCGCCTATTTCATGGAGCGCGCGGCGCAAGCGACCGGCGTTTCGCCGCGCCCGATCGCCGACGACGCGATCGCGACGATGCAAACCCACGATTGGCCCGGCAATGTGCGCCAGCTGCGCAACGTCGTCGAATGGCTGCTGATCATGTCGCCGGGCGAGGCGGGCCAGCCCGTGCGCGCGGAAAACCTGCCGCCCGATCTGGGGGCCGCCGTGCCGACCGCCTTGCGCGGGGAGAACGGCGCCGAGATCATGGGATTGCCGCTGCGCGAAGCGCGCGAATTGTTCGAGCGCCAATACCTCATCGCGCAGGTCACGCGCTTCGGCGGCAATATCTCGCGCACCGCCGCCTTCGTGGGCATGGAGCGTTCCGCACTCCATCGCAAGCTGAAGGCGCTGGGCGTGCACGGCGCCGACCGCGAACGCGCCGGCCAGCTCGACGCCTAA